In Streptococcus parasuis, the following proteins share a genomic window:
- the rsmA gene encoding 16S rRNA (adenine(1518)-N(6)/adenine(1519)-N(6))-dimethyltransferase RsmA gives MRIADKNVTRAVLERHGFTFKKSFGQNFLTDTNILQKIVDTAEIDRNVNVIEIGPGIGALTEFLAENAAEVMAFEIDDRLIPILADTLGRFDNVTVVNQDILKSDLQTQIQNFKNPDLPIKVVANLPYYITTPILMHLIESKIPFSEFVVMMQREVADRISAEPNTKAYGSLSIAVQYYMTAKVAFIVPRTVFVPAPNVDSAILKMVCRDQPLVSVKDEEFFFRVSKASFVHRRKTLWNNLTNHFGKSEEVKDKLTQALGMAELEASVRGEALSMADFARLSDSLQEVGLS, from the coding sequence ATGAGAATCGCAGACAAAAACGTTACTCGTGCCGTCCTTGAACGCCACGGGTTTACCTTTAAGAAATCCTTCGGTCAGAACTTTTTGACCGATACCAATATTTTACAGAAGATTGTGGACACGGCAGAGATTGACCGAAATGTCAATGTCATCGAGATTGGTCCTGGAATCGGGGCCTTGACCGAGTTTTTGGCGGAAAATGCCGCCGAGGTCATGGCCTTTGAGATTGATGACCGCCTGATTCCAATTTTGGCGGACACCTTGGGTCGCTTTGACAATGTGACTGTGGTCAACCAAGACATCTTGAAGAGCGACCTACAGACCCAGATTCAGAATTTCAAAAATCCTGACCTACCTATCAAGGTCGTGGCCAACCTGCCTTACTACATCACCACACCCATCCTCATGCACCTGATTGAGAGCAAGATTCCCTTCAGCGAGTTCGTGGTTATGATGCAGCGAGAGGTGGCCGACCGCATTTCTGCCGAGCCAAACACCAAGGCCTACGGTAGCCTGTCCATTGCGGTCCAGTACTACATGACTGCCAAGGTGGCCTTCATCGTGCCTCGGACCGTCTTTGTGCCCGCACCAAACGTGGACTCCGCCATTCTCAAAATGGTCTGCCGTGACCAACCCCTGGTGAGCGTCAAGGATGAAGAATTCTTCTTCCGGGTGTCCAAGGCCAGCTTTGTGCACCGCCGCAAGACCCTGTGGAACAACCTGACCAACCATTTCGGCAAGTCCGAAGAGGTCAAGGACAAGCTGACGCAGGCACTTGGCATGGCAGAGCTAGAAGCCAGTGTCCGTGGAGAAGCACTTTCTATGGCTGACTTCGCGCGTTTGTCTGATAGCCTCCAGGAAGTTGGCTTATCATGA
- a CDS encoding cysteine hydrolase family protein, whose product MKTALVLIDFQQTFRDGSWGSSSNDQAEVQAAKLLKHFRQNQLPIFHIHHWSQHPDSRFYFKSNGFSAIDIVKPLEDELVITKTVNSAFIGTSLEAILREQSVSRLIIAGLTTPHCVSTTTRMATNLGFSVTLAEDATASFPLHDHKGRIFSAQEIQDSTLASLNEEFATILSTQQILDSL is encoded by the coding sequence ATGAAAACGGCATTAGTACTAATTGACTTTCAACAAACATTTCGAGATGGGTCTTGGGGCTCTTCTAGTAATGATCAGGCCGAAGTCCAGGCAGCTAAGTTGCTAAAACATTTTAGACAAAACCAACTACCTATTTTTCATATCCATCATTGGAGCCAGCATCCAGATTCTCGTTTCTATTTTAAATCAAACGGGTTCTCTGCTATTGATATAGTGAAACCCTTGGAAGATGAATTAGTCATCACCAAGACCGTTAACAGTGCTTTTATCGGAACAAGTTTAGAAGCAATTCTCAGAGAACAAAGTGTCAGTCGTTTAATTATTGCCGGTTTGACAACCCCTCATTGTGTATCCACCACCACCCGTATGGCAACAAATTTAGGTTTTTCAGTCACATTAGCGGAAGACGCTACTGCATCATTCCCACTACATGACCATAAAGGTAGAATATTTAGTGCCCAAGAAATTCAAGACTCGACTTTGGCTAGTCTGAACGAAGAATTTGCCACTATTTTATCTACCCAACAAATTTTAGATAGTCTATAA
- a CDS encoding LTA synthase family protein, which yields MEEPQDYAEKTMKAIVKKYTELAEEINVERAGQLTDQTVIYLLSESFADPRRVPGVTISQNVIPNIEYIMSQTTSGLMKSDHYGGGMANIEFQVYSGLPFYNYNSSISSVYLDVAPNMKKFPSISDLYDESNRVAIHPYYDTSYNRNTIYKQLGIDRFYTLNSSQYPITVADTDYQGNFVSDRKTYDLILDQVRSTDNKFVSAITMQNHVQWNSSEPATITATGQGFTAEENENLNSYVRLLSFTDQATRDFLDQLKTLDKKVTVVFYGDHLPGLYPESAFVTDPSAQYKTDYFVWSNFETEDYHYDLVNSSDMNALMLETTNNKVSPYYALLTEVLHKDRVGQAERDATVAEVLKLVQYDLSTGKGYLLKYKDFFKVATETTE from the coding sequence ATGGAGGAACCTCAAGATTACGCCGAGAAAACAATGAAGGCCATAGTTAAAAAATATACAGAGTTAGCTGAGGAGATTAATGTAGAACGGGCAGGTCAGCTAACAGATCAAACGGTTATTTATCTATTGAGTGAAAGTTTTGCGGATCCTCGTCGTGTTCCGGGAGTGACGATCAGTCAAAATGTAATACCTAATATTGAATACATTATGAGTCAAACAACAAGTGGTTTGATGAAGAGCGATCATTATGGTGGTGGGATGGCTAATATTGAATTCCAAGTATACAGTGGCTTGCCTTTCTACAATTACAATTCCTCTATTTCATCGGTCTATTTGGATGTAGCACCGAATATGAAGAAATTTCCAAGTATCAGTGACTTATATGATGAAAGTAATCGGGTCGCTATTCATCCATACTACGATACCAGTTACAACCGTAATACTATTTATAAACAGTTGGGGATTGATCGGTTCTATACCTTGAATAGTTCACAGTATCCGATAACTGTAGCGGATACAGATTACCAAGGGAATTTTGTTAGTGATCGAAAGACTTATGATTTGATATTGGATCAGGTTCGTTCTACTGACAATAAATTTGTGTCAGCCATTACCATGCAGAACCATGTGCAGTGGAATTCTTCAGAGCCTGCTACAATTACAGCAACTGGTCAAGGTTTTACGGCTGAGGAGAATGAAAACCTAAATAGCTATGTTCGTCTCTTATCCTTTACGGATCAGGCAACAAGGGATTTTCTAGACCAGCTTAAGACCTTGGATAAGAAAGTGACAGTTGTTTTTTACGGTGACCACCTACCAGGTTTGTATCCAGAGTCCGCTTTCGTGACGGACCCAAGCGCGCAGTACAAGACAGATTATTTCGTGTGGAGTAATTTTGAAACAGAAGACTACCATTATGATTTGGTCAATTCTAGCGATATGAATGCTCTTATGCTGGAGACGACCAATAACAAGGTCAGTCCTTACTATGCTCTCTTGACGGAAGTGCTCCACAAGGATCGAGTGGGTCAGGCAGAACGCGACGCAACAGTTGCAGAAGTGCTCAAACTGGTCCAATATGACCTATCTACAGGAAAAGGCTACCTTTTGAAATACAAAGACTTTTTCAAAGTAGCGACTGAAACGACAGAATAA
- a CDS encoding helix-turn-helix domain-containing protein codes for MSCFGKTLKFIREGKGKSLAEVAKGHISTSQLSRFENGESDITVSKLFGVLAEMNVDVDEFVYASQDFKKDELTRLLEQIKESLYIGKVAKLKQLLSEQMRKSQGGEREEFHRLNAILIAYKLRNLDKTVVVSKEDTAFLTDYLFRVENWSYYEILLFANTIDKLGHQTMMLFCRELIHRTQFYREMKQHRLVVSQVLLSAYLVSVQTKELVDAIFLEKTIEGLLFDETEIFERILFKFGKAFYDYQNTGTSNAILDMRKCIGLLRAVDSQNIADWYESILEKILIE; via the coding sequence ATGAGTTGTTTTGGGAAAACGTTGAAATTTATCAGAGAGGGAAAGGGGAAGAGTCTGGCGGAGGTCGCCAAGGGACATATTTCTACTTCTCAACTTTCTCGGTTTGAAAATGGGGAATCCGACATTACTGTTAGTAAATTATTTGGTGTACTGGCGGAAATGAATGTGGATGTAGACGAGTTCGTGTACGCCAGTCAGGATTTCAAAAAAGATGAACTGACTAGACTTTTGGAACAAATCAAAGAATCGCTATATATTGGAAAAGTAGCGAAATTAAAACAACTGTTGTCAGAACAAATGAGAAAATCTCAGGGGGGAGAACGGGAGGAGTTTCATCGGTTGAATGCTATTTTAATCGCTTATAAACTGAGAAACTTAGATAAGACAGTAGTTGTTTCGAAAGAAGATACAGCCTTTTTAACGGATTACTTATTTCGAGTTGAGAATTGGAGCTACTATGAAATCTTACTATTTGCGAATACGATTGACAAATTGGGTCATCAAACAATGATGCTTTTTTGTAGAGAGTTAATCCATCGTACACAGTTTTACCGTGAAATGAAACAACATCGATTGGTAGTTTCTCAAGTTCTCCTTAGTGCTTATCTAGTCAGCGTTCAAACTAAGGAACTTGTCGACGCAATCTTTCTCGAAAAGACTATCGAAGGTTTGCTTTTCGACGAGACAGAAATTTTTGAACGCATTTTGTTTAAATTTGGTAAGGCTTTTTATGATTATCAAAATACCGGAACCTCTAATGCTATTTTGGATATGAGAAAGTGTATTGGACTTTTACGAGCGGTTGATAGCCAGAATATAGCAGATTGGTATGAAAGTATATTGGAAAAGATACTTATTGAGTAG
- a CDS encoding radical SAM protein — protein MKFMLNCDYYYHYFGEDLMVIGKYGQYLLNEYQALVLKQINETGSVESLIGYFSDIAGECETKIKKLLLDTLKLFLEKEFIVKGVSAYPKHIYGEVGKFYPRKIVIELTNKCHLQCIHCFKEAGPINRNFLKYEELINFLDRVKGKVYEIQLTGGEPMAHPHFKEISKYVTENFQEVTMTTTGHLINSKSIIYLKGMSYIQISLYHHNPILNDQITNGKDTLNKTIRGIRFLNNENLDYSVTNIVRNSLIDEFDNFIEFLMLNQVKAVRFGLFSHLGRGKLVGSDWFLSPAKVEEFYEMLIEKSREYRSRINIHTWEEDNCFNYFEDIVDGTMRCGAGVIEWTINESGHIKPCTFFPDGEFSSYSLQNFEEYSMQNHEQNIVKKINDWEGLLQTVGLSTRNICEEIYKMVEKK, from the coding sequence ATGAAATTTATGCTAAATTGTGATTACTACTACCATTATTTTGGTGAAGATTTGATGGTTATAGGAAAATACGGTCAATACTTATTAAATGAATATCAAGCGTTAGTTTTAAAACAGATAAACGAAACGGGTAGTGTAGAAAGTTTGATAGGTTACTTCTCTGATATAGCGGGGGAATGTGAAACAAAAATAAAAAAGCTATTATTGGATACATTAAAATTATTCTTGGAGAAAGAGTTTATTGTTAAAGGAGTTTCTGCTTATCCGAAGCATATTTATGGTGAAGTTGGGAAATTTTACCCTAGGAAAATAGTTATAGAATTAACGAATAAATGTCATTTACAGTGTATACACTGTTTTAAGGAAGCTGGACCAATTAACAGGAATTTTTTGAAATATGAAGAGCTAATAAATTTTTTAGATAGGGTAAAAGGAAAGGTTTATGAAATACAGTTAACGGGTGGGGAGCCGATGGCACATCCTCATTTTAAAGAGATTTCAAAATATGTTACGGAAAACTTTCAAGAAGTAACAATGACAACCACTGGTCATTTAATTAATTCCAAAAGTATAATTTATTTGAAGGGAATGAGCTACATTCAAATTTCTTTATATCATCATAATCCGATTCTAAACGACCAAATTACCAATGGAAAGGATACATTAAATAAAACGATTAGAGGAATAAGATTTCTAAACAATGAGAATTTAGACTATTCAGTGACCAATATTGTCCGAAACAGTCTTATAGATGAATTTGATAATTTTATAGAATTTTTAATGCTAAACCAAGTAAAAGCGGTGAGATTTGGGCTATTTAGTCATTTGGGTAGAGGTAAGTTAGTCGGATCAGATTGGTTTTTAAGTCCCGCTAAAGTAGAAGAATTTTATGAGATGCTTATAGAAAAAAGTAGAGAGTATAGGAGCAGAATTAATATACATACATGGGAAGAAGATAATTGCTTTAACTATTTTGAAGACATTGTAGATGGTACAATGCGTTGCGGAGCAGGTGTTATTGAATGGACAATCAATGAGAGTGGCCATATTAAGCCGTGTACATTCTTTCCGGATGGTGAGTTTTCTTCTTACTCTCTTCAAAATTTTGAAGAATATTCAATGCAAAATCACGAACAGAATATTGTAAAGAAAATAAATGATTGGGAAGGTTTGCTCCAGACGGTTGGGTTGTCAACTAGAAATATTTGCGAAGAAATCTATAAAATGGTGGAAAAGAAATGA
- a CDS encoding ATP-binding cassette domain-containing protein, with protein sequence MKKRNFWLTLSCIFTVALLNVGFLYQYRYIIDAIAAGDRQAFVSYFVLMGLTVLVMLVFEYIRQIANVSYLNQVGFQLQATFIGKIFDLPFREFVEQGAGAYISQLNNDLETVKEDYYDAFFTIFQGACTFGIASLALLSLDGLTAIFLILISFLPVVIPYLFKKRRRLNQEAISDSQQVYNTRVSDVFLGYLQVKNSRQRQQVLDELNDRYQAVNDKVDQANRTTVTMRLLVGFVFYLTTLSIIFIGGFQVFSGALTIGGLTAILTISEQLVDPINSIAAAFLDRHAVKELKQEFELSTLGQETKGQELASAFQSMQLVKASYAIGEKQVFEDLTVAFERGKKYLILGESGSGKSSLALILTKNSQLQAGDIYFDKTSLSDLSYQAIQDKIAYLPQEGSLFHDTVLYNLTMGREVSEDRMMSLIKTMNLDSRFPSYASLSEEISDNSGLSGGQKQRLLLIRALLQDKDILLLDESLSALDQETYTVIEAYLTSLADKTLIHISHRVSDEVLSRYDEVVRIGESN encoded by the coding sequence ATGAAAAAGAGGAATTTTTGGCTAACCTTATCTTGTATTTTTACAGTAGCCCTGCTCAATGTTGGCTTTCTGTACCAATATCGCTATATTATTGATGCTATTGCGGCTGGAGATAGACAGGCCTTTGTGTCTTATTTTGTGCTGATGGGGCTAACTGTCCTTGTCATGCTGGTCTTTGAATACATTCGTCAGATTGCCAATGTCAGCTATCTCAATCAAGTAGGTTTCCAATTGCAGGCGACCTTTATTGGGAAAATTTTTGATTTGCCTTTTAGAGAGTTCGTTGAGCAGGGGGCAGGGGCCTATATTTCTCAGCTCAATAATGATTTGGAGACGGTGAAAGAAGATTATTACGACGCCTTTTTTACGATTTTTCAAGGTGCTTGTACCTTTGGCATTGCCAGTTTGGCCCTTCTTAGCTTGGATGGTCTGACCGCTATTTTCTTAATTTTGATTTCATTCTTGCCAGTTGTGATTCCCTATTTGTTTAAAAAGCGGAGAAGGCTCAATCAGGAGGCGATTTCGGACAGTCAGCAGGTCTATAATACAAGGGTTTCAGATGTCTTTCTAGGTTATTTGCAAGTGAAAAATAGCCGCCAAAGACAGCAGGTTTTAGATGAGCTGAATGATCGCTATCAAGCAGTCAATGACAAGGTTGATCAGGCCAATCGAACGACAGTAACCATGCGGCTCTTAGTCGGTTTCGTCTTTTATCTGACCACTCTTTCGATTATCTTTATCGGTGGTTTTCAAGTCTTTTCTGGCGCCTTGACCATCGGTGGCTTGACAGCTATTCTGACCATTTCAGAGCAGTTGGTGGATCCCATTAATAGCATTGCGGCAGCCTTTTTGGACAGGCATGCCGTTAAGGAATTGAAGCAAGAGTTTGAGCTATCTACTTTGGGGCAAGAAACGAAGGGACAGGAACTAGCTTCAGCTTTCCAGAGCATGCAACTGGTCAAGGCTAGTTATGCCATCGGTGAGAAGCAGGTCTTTGAAGACCTGACAGTAGCGTTTGAACGTGGCAAGAAGTATTTAATTCTTGGGGAAAGTGGTTCTGGCAAATCTTCCTTGGCTCTTATTTTGACCAAGAATAGCCAACTGCAAGCAGGGGATATTTACTTTGATAAAACCTCTCTTTCAGACTTATCCTACCAAGCCATTCAAGACAAGATTGCTTATCTGCCACAAGAGGGATCCCTTTTCCATGATACGGTTCTTTACAACTTGACCATGGGACGGGAGGTTTCAGAAGATAGGATGATGTCCCTCATTAAAACCATGAACCTTGACAGTCGTTTTCCAAGTTATGCTTCTTTGAGCGAGGAAATCAGTGATAATAGCGGACTGTCTGGCGGACAAAAGCAACGCCTGCTCTTGATTCGTGCCTTGCTGCAAGATAAGGACATCTTGTTGCTGGATGAAAGTCTGTCTGCCTTGGATCAGGAAACCTATACAGTAATTGAAGCCTACCTTACCTCACTAGCAGATAAGACGCTCATTCATATTTCCCACCGTGTGTCCGATGAGGTCCTTTCTCGTTATGATGAGGTGGTACGGATTGGGGAGAGCAATTAA
- a CDS encoding ATP-binding cassette domain-containing protein produces the protein MRFVIAIQLVFHILYSLTNVVLPELNKYLFDHIFQMGWIGLVWLLLAYALTIIANSVFQYISQVYEWKVSQGFYVTAKKGLANSLLSQPLSKFSEKNVSAYLSIFDNDLETIEESYLSPLMDIIRSSSSMIIYAFSLFLFVHPLVAVGIILLSALAVFIPKWISGPLSQRQRAFLQSLESYFQVVTDLFSAKNRVNTETFGSISRVHHRSVEESEQARFHFGQFKTLANVVNGFSMFLVQLTAFGLVGYLLLQKEVTIGAAIATFSYVENFIYPMKYILLDVNYIHSTKETVANLEGYLAGQVLSEQVPSYPNVTALEVRDVAYHVGELAVADFSYRFDKGKKYAIIGPSASGKSTFLRVLAGELALDKGSVSYLEHDVLHEMEAATAFYLSQFEHLYHTDFESNVSVFGTYDKGRDAMLGLLRSLPTSLQDTLMTTSDPSQLSGGEKNILCLLRALMSGKDVLLLDEPTAHLDPALTKQVLTNLLQLEDKLIITILHQSDPAILDLFDVVLEMRDGKLSEKI, from the coding sequence TTGCGATTTGTTATTGCCATTCAGTTGGTTTTCCATATCTTATATAGTTTGACAAATGTCGTTTTGCCGGAGTTAAATAAGTATCTTTTTGACCATATTTTTCAGATGGGCTGGATAGGACTTGTCTGGCTCTTGTTGGCCTACGCTTTGACCATCATTGCCAATTCAGTTTTTCAGTACATTTCCCAGGTTTATGAGTGGAAGGTGTCTCAGGGCTTCTATGTCACGGCTAAAAAAGGTCTGGCAAACAGCTTGTTATCACAGCCTTTATCCAAATTTTCAGAGAAGAATGTTTCTGCCTATCTGTCCATTTTTGACAATGATTTGGAAACCATTGAGGAGAGTTATCTGAGTCCTCTCATGGACATTATCCGCTCTAGTTCGAGCATGATTATCTATGCATTTTCTCTCTTTCTCTTTGTTCATCCGCTGGTTGCGGTTGGGATTATTCTGTTGTCTGCCTTGGCGGTCTTCATTCCCAAGTGGATTTCTGGCCCCCTTTCTCAGCGGCAGCGGGCATTTTTACAGAGTTTGGAAAGTTATTTTCAGGTGGTGACTGACCTCTTTTCTGCCAAGAATCGTGTCAATACCGAAACTTTCGGCTCCATCAGCCGTGTCCACCATCGGTCAGTAGAAGAAAGTGAGCAGGCTCGTTTTCACTTTGGGCAATTCAAAACCCTGGCCAATGTTGTCAATGGATTTTCCATGTTTTTGGTGCAATTAACGGCTTTTGGCTTGGTCGGCTACCTCTTGCTACAAAAAGAGGTGACCATCGGTGCAGCCATTGCGACCTTTAGCTATGTTGAAAATTTCATCTATCCTATGAAATACATCCTCTTGGATGTCAATTATATCCATTCGACCAAGGAAACAGTTGCCAACTTAGAAGGTTATCTTGCTGGTCAGGTCTTGTCTGAGCAAGTGCCAAGCTATCCCAATGTGACAGCCTTAGAAGTCAGGGATGTGGCCTATCATGTGGGAGAATTAGCGGTCGCAGATTTTTCCTATCGGTTTGACAAGGGGAAAAAGTATGCCATCATTGGTCCGTCAGCCAGCGGAAAATCCACTTTTCTACGAGTGTTGGCAGGAGAACTAGCTCTGGACAAGGGAAGTGTTTCCTATTTGGAACATGATGTTTTGCATGAAATGGAAGCAGCTACTGCCTTCTATCTCAGCCAGTTTGAGCATCTTTATCATACTGATTTTGAAAGCAATGTGTCTGTCTTTGGAACCTATGATAAGGGAAGAGATGCCATGCTTGGCTTGTTAAGGAGCTTGCCAACGAGTTTACAGGACACTTTGATGACCACAAGCGATCCTAGTCAGTTGAGTGGTGGCGAGAAAAACATCCTGTGTCTGCTCCGTGCCCTGATGAGTGGTAAGGATGTCTTGCTCTTGGATGAACCGACCGCTCATTTAGACCCTGCCCTGACCAAACAGGTTTTGACCAACCTCTTGCAGTTGGAGGACAAACTTATCATTACTATCTTGCACCAATCAGACCCAGCTATCCTAGACTTGTTTGATGTGGTTTTGGAAATGCGTGATGGGAAATTGAGTGAAAAGATATAA
- the rsgA gene encoding ribosome small subunit-dependent GTPase A: MQGRIIKALAGFYYVEADGQIYQTRARGNFRKKGQTPYVGDFVDFSAEENSEGYILKIHERKNSLVRPPIVNIDQAVVIMSAKEPDFNANLLDRFLVLLEQKDMDPIIYISKMDLVEDRTEIDAFKAIYEKIGYPFVYSLEELTPLLQDKVTVFMGQTGVGKSTLLNRIAPELALETGAISDSLGRGRHTTRAVSFYNVFGGKIADTPGFSSLDYEVKEAEALTDCFPEIAEASQNCKFRTCTHTHEPDCAVKEAVASSAISQSRFDNYLQFLSEIQNQRETYAKVSKKFK; this comes from the coding sequence TTGCAAGGAAGAATTATCAAGGCCTTGGCTGGTTTTTACTATGTCGAGGCAGATGGACAGATTTATCAAACCAGAGCCAGAGGAAATTTTCGTAAGAAAGGCCAAACGCCCTATGTGGGTGATTTTGTGGATTTTTCTGCGGAGGAAAACTCAGAAGGCTATATTTTAAAAATCCATGAGAGGAAAAATAGTCTAGTTCGACCTCCTATCGTCAATATCGATCAGGCGGTAGTTATCATGTCGGCCAAGGAGCCTGATTTTAATGCTAATTTACTTGATCGTTTCCTAGTACTTTTAGAACAAAAGGATATGGATCCCATTATCTATATCTCTAAGATGGACTTGGTAGAAGATCGGACGGAAATTGATGCCTTCAAGGCTATCTATGAGAAAATTGGCTATCCTTTTGTCTATAGTTTGGAGGAATTGACGCCATTATTGCAGGATAAGGTGACGGTCTTTATGGGGCAGACAGGGGTTGGCAAATCGACTCTTCTCAATCGCATTGCACCAGAATTAGCCTTGGAAACAGGGGCGATTTCAGATAGTCTGGGGCGTGGTCGCCATACCACTCGTGCGGTCAGTTTCTACAATGTCTTCGGTGGGAAAATTGCGGATACGCCAGGTTTCTCATCTCTAGACTATGAAGTCAAGGAGGCTGAGGCACTGACAGATTGTTTCCCAGAGATTGCGGAAGCCAGCCAGAACTGCAAATTTAGGACCTGTACCCACACCCATGAGCCGGATTGTGCAGTCAAAGAAGCTGTTGCCAGCTCTGCCATTTCCCAAAGTCGCTTTGACAATTATCTCCAATTCCTCAGCGAAATCCAAAATCAGCGTGAAACCTATGCCAAGGTAAGTAAGAAATTCAAATAG
- the rpe gene encoding ribulose-phosphate 3-epimerase — MSHYKIAPSILAADYANFEKELKRLEKTGVEYVHIDVMDGHFVPNISFGADVVAAMRPHSKLVFDCHLMVSNPENHIETFARAGADILTIHAEATVHLHGTLQKIRAAGMKVGVVINPGTPLVTIEPVLNLVDQVLLMTVNPGFGGQAYIPEVAEKIEALVKLREAKGLNFDIEVDGGIDDKTIHSAKNAGANVFVAGSYLFKGDLDANVAKLKAALHD, encoded by the coding sequence ATGTCACATTATAAGATCGCACCGTCTATTTTGGCGGCAGATTATGCAAATTTTGAAAAAGAGCTCAAGCGTCTAGAAAAGACAGGTGTGGAGTATGTGCACATTGATGTCATGGACGGTCATTTTGTGCCAAATATTAGCTTTGGGGCGGATGTGGTTGCGGCTATGCGTCCTCATAGCAAGCTGGTTTTTGATTGTCATCTCATGGTGTCCAATCCTGAAAATCATATTGAGACCTTTGCACGTGCGGGTGCAGATATTTTAACCATTCATGCAGAAGCAACGGTTCACCTGCATGGAACCCTGCAAAAAATTCGTGCTGCTGGTATGAAGGTGGGCGTGGTCATCAATCCAGGCACACCTCTTGTGACCATTGAGCCTGTGCTCAACTTGGTGGATCAGGTGCTCCTCATGACGGTTAACCCAGGTTTTGGTGGTCAGGCCTACATTCCAGAAGTGGCTGAGAAGATTGAGGCCTTGGTCAAACTCCGTGAAGCCAAAGGCTTGAACTTTGACATCGAAGTGGACGGTGGGATTGACGATAAGACCATTCATTCAGCCAAAAATGCGGGTGCCAATGTCTTTGTGGCAGGTTCCTACCTTTTCAAAGGCGATTTGGATGCCAACGTTGCTAAATTGAAAGCAGCCCTCCATGATTAA
- a CDS encoding thiamine diphosphokinase, producing the protein MIKIALIAGGSFDCLPEPADLYVGVDAGSLRLLEHSLPLDWAIGDFDSVTPEELGRIKDLAERFLQAPAEKDDTDLELALKEVFKVYPQAQVHIYGALGGRMDHMMANLFLAAEPDLAPYMEQIELVDSQNIVRFRPAGRHVIQPIQGMTYISFMPEDGSRLTIRHAKYPLDASNYFFKKCYSSNEFIDRDIDIQLDKGYVVLIYSKDKN; encoded by the coding sequence ATGATTAAGATTGCCTTAATAGCAGGTGGTTCATTTGACTGCCTTCCTGAGCCTGCAGACCTCTATGTAGGGGTAGATGCAGGCTCACTTCGTCTATTGGAACATTCCCTACCTCTTGACTGGGCTATCGGTGATTTTGACTCGGTGACACCTGAAGAATTAGGGCGGATAAAGGATCTAGCAGAGCGGTTCCTACAAGCACCTGCTGAAAAAGATGACACAGACTTAGAGTTAGCGTTAAAGGAAGTGTTCAAAGTTTATCCGCAGGCCCAGGTTCACATATATGGTGCTTTGGGTGGACGCATGGATCATATGATGGCTAATCTCTTTCTAGCTGCAGAGCCTGACTTGGCCCCCTACATGGAGCAAATTGAATTGGTGGACAGTCAGAACATTGTTCGTTTTCGACCTGCAGGACGTCATGTCATTCAACCTATTCAAGGAATGACCTATATTTCCTTTATGCCAGAAGATGGCAGCCGCTTGACCATTCGTCATGCCAAGTACCCGTTGGATGCCAGTAATTATTTTTTCAAAAAATGCTATTCCTCTAACGAATTTATAGATAGAGACATAGACATTCAACTGGATAAGGGCTACGTGGTCCTTATCTACAGTAAGGATAAGAATTAG